In a single window of the Rhineura floridana isolate rRhiFlo1 chromosome 3, rRhiFlo1.hap2, whole genome shotgun sequence genome:
- the LOC133381264 gene encoding zinc finger protein 629-like has product MDLDEMGSPLQIVMLSVTQPVQKTMVWQVLQEEDGGNRDSLADGKEIGLKVENPLFGENEPEDTPRTPQQTSHGNVLETAERKEKGGESKGHQWKQPVERENEHGELTEGLPAPKDQPSDVHSRAKMPLFSKYGRRYRYRPELVMMHVSEDHSECFTSEENVQQTSYFDEYQRTVTGQKQNMFPEDGKGCYLVRHQSHDTEEKPNNSPDCGNYAKSVKGTQEIQAERRPYKSSQCGKCFSERIHNGKLHGCLECGKCFSHRRDLERHQRIHTGEKPYKCLECGKCFHQKGNMSRHQRTHTGEKPHTCSQCGKRFKQRMDLERHQRIHTGEKPYECPECGKCFNWGDTLRSHQRIHT; this is encoded by the exons ATGGATCTCGATGAAATGGGCAGCCCTCTGCAGATAGTCATGCTGAGTGTTACCCAGCCAGTCCAAAAGACCATGGTCTGGCAAGTCCTGCAGGAGGAGGATGGTGGGAACAGAGATTCTTTGG CTGATGGAAAGGAAATTGGGCTCAAGGTGGAGAACCCTCTGTTTGGAGAAAATGAGCCAGAGGACACACCAAGGACACCTCAGCAGACAAGCCATGGGAATGTGCTGGAGACAGCTgagaggaaggagaaaggaggCGAATCCAAAGGGCATCAGTGGAAGCAGCCagtggagagagagaatgaacatGGTGAGCTCACAGAAGGTCTTCCAGCTCCAAAGGACCAGCCTTCCGATGTACACTCAAGAGCGAAAATGCCCTTGTTCTCCAAGTATGGCAGGAGGTATCGCTACAGGCCAGAACTTGTTATGATGCATGTAAGTGAAGACCACAGTGAATGCTTCACGTCAGAGGAAAATGTCCAGCAAACTTCATACTTTGATGAGTACCAGAGAACTGTAACAGGACAGAAACAGAACATGTTCCCTGAGGATGGGAAAGGATGCTATTTGGTTAGACATCAAAGTCATGATACAGAAGAGAAGCCTAATAACTCTCCTGACTGTGGAAATTATGCAAAGTCAGTAAAGGGAACTCAAGAAATTCAGGCTGAAAGGAGACCATATAAAAGTTCTCAGTGTGGGAAATGCTTTAGTGAGAGAATCCATAATGGGAAACTGCATGGATGTCTTGAGTGTGGGAAATGCTTCAGTCACAGGAGGGATTTGGAGAGACATCAGAGAATTCAtactggagagaaaccatataaatgccttgAGTGTGGGAAATGCTTCCATCAAAAAGGAAACATGAGTAGACATCAGAGAACTCATACTGGAGAGAAACCACACACCTGTTctcaatgtgggaaaaggttcaaGCAGAGAATGGATTTAGAGAGACATCAGAGAATTCATACTGGAGAGAAACCTTATGAATGCCCTGAGTGTGGGAAATGCTTTAATTGGGGAGACACTTTGAGAAGCCATCAGAGAATTCATACGTGA